Proteins from a single region of Camarhynchus parvulus unplaced genomic scaffold, STF_HiC, whole genome shotgun sequence:
- the NKPD1 gene encoding LOW QUALITY PROTEIN: NTPase KAP family P-loop domain-containing protein 1 (The sequence of the model RefSeq protein was modified relative to this genomic sequence to represent the inferred CDS: inserted 1 base in 1 codon; deleted 1 base in 1 codon): MTEDDIYCRCLSRTLCHTATPVTVGFYAPCGHRLESLLAKVTAFMREEMAQRAAAELRRGQRKPRSPHGWGLLEALWLLAFYEPVVTEGHLRRKNLEFIFIRFSAWEFAGCDKLWAGLVTTLCHHVRQHFGPALPLSVFHVLGSRPRFASGFSQREWILKRGTCLRLWGLLLVLAAGIAILLVALLVPGIKDHRALQVVGSAVASLSGSSLVLGALSILKNFLVSEKKKIERLTNSDRFAGQLGFMSKIREEVEVLVDYLAFMEVFERRRLRVVMEITSLDLCYPEKVAGVFNAMATLLSDANAPFIFLLAVDPSVIVPCLEQTGCMKGLADNGYLYLNRAVTLPFSIPEMGARSRLRSVAAAIQTREDLMYRIIADNVAKTRGGCGGCGGGCGAVAAAPSWKEVDSEAVAWIHEAFRCLHDASDVLCRYLPENGANVRRIVNTIPITLRLLLHRAQRRRRGELSAQRARRXAWVVLADRWPCRLSWTLQCLDDAGQGHAAAAAEPSGRSLWSVFQEHAGELSALRQPLAKVLSLDGEPGLFRAFLERDFPFGAGEARRLLGVTVNLDHSIRQQMGLLRAMARLGRAAPVSRAVQCAPHGAR; the protein is encoded by the exons ATGACGGAGGATGACATCTACTGCCGCTGCCTGTCGCGCACGCTGTGCCACACGGCCACGCCCGTCACCGTCGGGTTCTACGCGCCCTGCGGGCACCGCCTCGAGTCCCTGCTGGCCAAGGTCACCG CCTTCATGCGTGAGGAGATGGCGCAGCGCGCGGCGGCCGAGCTGCGCCGGGGCCAGCGCAAGCCGCGCAGCCCCCACGGCTGGGGCCTGCTGGAGGCCCTGTGGCTCCTGGCCTTCTACGAGCCCGTGGTGACCGAGGGCCACCTGAGGAGGAAGAACCTGGAGTTCATCTTCATCCGCTTCAGCGCCTGGGAGTTCGCGGGCTGCGACAAGCTCTGGGCGGGGCTGGTGACCACGCTGTGCCACCACGTGCGGCAGCACTTCGGC CCGGCGCTGCCGCTCAGCGTCTTCCACGTGCTGGGCTCGCGGCCGCGCTTCGCCTCCGGCTTCTCGCAGCGCGAGTGGATCCTGAAGAGAGGGACCTGCCTGCggctctgggggctgctgctggtgctggcgGCGGGCATCGCCATCCTGCTGGTGGCGCTGCTGGTGCCGGGCATCAAGGATCACCGCGCTCTCCAGGTGGTGGGCAGCGCCGTGGCGTCGCTGTCGGGCTCCTCGCTGGTGTTGGGAGCCTTGTCCATCCTCAAGAACTTCCTGGTCAGCGAGAAGAAGAAGATCGAGCGCTTGACCAACAGCGACAGGTTCGCCGGGCAGCTGGGGTTCATGAGCAAGATCCGCGAGGAGGTGGAGGTCCTGGTGGATTATTTGGCTTTCATGGAAGTCTTCGAGCGCCGCCGGCTGCGCGTGGTGATGGAGATCACCAGCCTAGACCTCTGCTACCCGGAGAAAGTGGCCGGGGTCTTCAACGCCATGGCCACGCTGCTGTCGGACGCCAACGCGCCCTTCATCTTCCTGCTGGCCGTGGACCCCAGCGTCATCGTGCCGTGCCTGGAGCAGACGGGCTGCATGAAGGGGCTGGCGGACAACGGCTACCTGTACCTGAACCGCGCCGTCACGCTGCCCTTCTCCATCCCCGAGATGGGCGCCCGCTCCCGCCTGCGCAGCGTGGCCGCCGCCATCCAGACACGCGAGGACCTCATGTACCGGATCATCGCCGACAACGTCGCCAAAACCCGCGGTGGTtgcggcggctgcggcggcggctgcggcgcgGTTGCGGCAGCGCCCAGCTGGAAGGAGGTGGATTCCGAGGCGGTGGCGTGGATCCACGAGGCGTTCCGGTGCCTCCACGACGCTTCGGACGTCCTGTGCCGGTACCTGCCGGAGAACGGCGCCAACGTGCGGCGCATCGTCAACACCATCCCCATCAcgctgcggctgctgctgcaccgCGCCCAGCGGCGCCGCCGTGGCGAGCTAAGCGCCCAGCGCGCGCGCC CCGCCTGGGTGGTGCTGGCCGACCGCTGGCCCTGCCGCCTCAGCTGGACGCTGCAGTGCCTGGACGACGCCGGGCAGGGCCacgcggccgcggcggcggaACCTTCCGGAAGGTCGCTGTGGAGCGTGTTCCAGGAGCACGCCGGGGAGCTGAGCGCGCTGCGGCAGCCGCTGGCCAAGGTGCTGAGCCTGGACGGAGAGCCCGGGCTCTTCCGGGCCTTCCTGGAGCGCGACTTCCCCTTTGGCGCCGGCGAGGCGCGGCGGCTGCTCGGCGTCACCGTCAACCTGGACCACTCCATCCGGCAGCagatggggctgctcagggccatGGCGCGGCTGGGCAGGGCCGCGCCCGTCTCCAGGGCGGTGCAGTGCGCCCCGCACGGCGCCCGGTGA